A single Symbiobacterium thermophilum IAM 14863 DNA region contains:
- a CDS encoding GAF domain-containing sensor histidine kinase — MHRLAPQHRLFALLLAIGLTPIVLLPALGLAPRWLFWAAPPLALLLYLLSRQFTRPVSEVMALARRLREGDLRARAVLPPGTDWFMLARTMTDLAEQLEAVTRNLEEQVAVRTAALARKADQLRAVGQVGQQVAAVLDPDVLLHFVTRVMRGTFGYDVAAVLLQHGDYLVLAACAARGREEVPLGRAFPLTGPTPSPLARALAAGEPGGERAEGEHPESGPPTPLLPDTAPRAELAIPIRVADRTLGLMVVQSFDPRPFDEEDRFTVQTIAGQVAVALENARLLEAERRLRRLAVTEERNRMAREIHDTLAQGFMGILMQLRAMEAAADPETARFHREVAAALAQESLQEARRSVWKLRPHPLEDRGLAEALAAEVAALEGQFGLIGRFHMDGDAAALEPPVEVALLRIAQEAIHNAVKYARATRLDVGLTIRDGMAVLTVADDGVGFDPASPPKPAAGGGYGLGMMADRARQVGGGLEVDARPGGGCRIVARVPLRKER, encoded by the coding sequence ATGCATCGCCTGGCGCCGCAACATCGGCTCTTCGCGCTGCTGCTGGCGATCGGCCTGACCCCCATCGTCCTGCTGCCCGCCCTGGGCCTGGCGCCCCGGTGGCTGTTCTGGGCGGCGCCCCCGCTGGCCCTCCTCCTCTACCTCCTGTCCCGGCAGTTCACCCGACCGGTAAGCGAGGTCATGGCGCTGGCCCGCCGGCTGCGGGAAGGCGACCTCCGCGCCCGGGCGGTGCTGCCGCCGGGAACGGACTGGTTCATGCTGGCCCGCACGATGACCGACCTGGCCGAGCAGCTGGAAGCGGTCACGCGGAACCTGGAGGAACAGGTCGCCGTGCGCACCGCCGCGCTCGCCCGGAAGGCCGACCAGCTCCGGGCCGTGGGCCAGGTGGGACAGCAGGTGGCGGCCGTGCTGGACCCGGACGTGCTGCTCCACTTCGTGACCCGCGTCATGCGAGGCACCTTCGGCTACGACGTGGCCGCCGTGCTGCTGCAGCACGGGGACTACCTGGTGCTCGCCGCCTGCGCGGCCCGCGGCCGGGAGGAGGTCCCGCTGGGGCGGGCGTTTCCCCTGACCGGGCCCACCCCCTCCCCGCTGGCCCGGGCCCTGGCAGCCGGCGAACCGGGAGGGGAACGGGCGGAGGGCGAACATCCGGAAAGCGGGCCGCCCACTCCCCTGCTGCCGGACACGGCGCCCCGGGCCGAGCTGGCCATCCCCATCCGGGTGGCCGACCGGACCCTGGGCCTGATGGTGGTCCAGAGCTTCGACCCGCGGCCCTTCGACGAGGAGGACCGCTTCACCGTCCAGACCATCGCCGGCCAGGTGGCGGTCGCCCTGGAGAACGCGCGCCTGCTGGAGGCGGAGCGGCGGCTGCGGCGCCTGGCGGTGACCGAGGAGCGGAACCGCATGGCCCGGGAGATCCACGACACCCTGGCGCAGGGGTTCATGGGCATCCTCATGCAGCTCCGGGCGATGGAGGCCGCGGCCGACCCCGAGACCGCCCGCTTCCACCGGGAGGTGGCGGCCGCCCTGGCCCAGGAGTCGCTCCAGGAAGCGCGGCGGTCAGTCTGGAAGCTCAGGCCCCACCCGCTGGAGGACCGGGGGCTGGCGGAGGCCCTCGCGGCCGAGGTGGCGGCCCTGGAAGGGCAGTTCGGCCTGATCGGGCGGTTCCACATGGACGGCGACGCCGCGGCGCTGGAGCCGCCGGTGGAGGTCGCCCTGCTGCGCATCGCGCAGGAGGCGATTCACAACGCCGTGAAGTACGCCCGCGCCACCCGGCTCGACGTCGGCCTGACCATCCGCGATGGCATGGCCGTGCTGACCGTGGCCGACGACGGCGTCGGCTTCGACCCGGCCAGCCCGCCGAAGCCCGCGGCCGGCGGGGGCTACGGCCTGGGGATGATGGCCGACCGGGCGCGCCAGGTGGGCGGCGGCCTGGAGGTAGACGCCCGCCCGGGCGGCGGCTGCCGCATCGTGGCCCGAGTTCCCTTGCGAAAGGAGAGGTGA
- a CDS encoding ABC transporter substrate-binding protein, translated as MFSRVRKARIAAPLLVLVMVLVPLLSACGGAQSAGPSGQTPQPAAPSAEPQQQEETSAAPEPAQEPAQPTPRTFVDQAGRTVTLPAEVNRVVTTWRPGTLLVISAGGRDKIVGVDSSSQKSEFLTAVFPGILDLPGVGNKKGLNVEQIVAVKPDVVFIWSGSDTEPVIQQLETQGIPAFVLIPESLDQMKEAVSLIGEILGTREQAQKMIQYYDDTLAMLKEKVGAIPEAEKLRVYMVGSSGVFSTVPGTMYQHFIIESAGGINVGAELEGGFSEVSAEQVVAWNPDVIVAVQYCDCTVEDILSNPQLQTVKAVRDGRVYMFPSSMDPWDYPEPRSILGMLWLATKLYPERMADVNLLEEVDTFHETFFGKSFTELGGTLDD; from the coding sequence ATGTTCTCGCGTGTTCGCAAGGCCCGCATCGCGGCGCCGCTCCTGGTGCTGGTGATGGTCCTGGTTCCGCTGCTCAGCGCCTGCGGCGGGGCGCAGTCCGCCGGCCCGTCCGGCCAGACGCCCCAGCCCGCCGCTCCGTCCGCGGAGCCGCAGCAGCAGGAGGAGACGTCCGCCGCGCCCGAGCCGGCGCAGGAGCCCGCGCAGCCCACCCCCCGCACCTTCGTCGACCAGGCGGGGCGCACGGTGACGCTGCCGGCCGAGGTGAACCGGGTCGTCACCACGTGGCGTCCGGGCACCTTGCTGGTGATCTCGGCCGGCGGTCGGGACAAGATCGTCGGCGTGGACAGTTCTTCGCAGAAGTCCGAGTTTCTGACCGCCGTCTTCCCCGGCATCCTCGACCTGCCCGGGGTGGGCAACAAGAAGGGGCTTAACGTCGAGCAGATCGTGGCCGTGAAGCCCGACGTGGTCTTCATCTGGTCCGGGTCCGACACCGAGCCGGTCATCCAGCAGCTGGAGACCCAGGGCATCCCGGCGTTCGTCCTGATCCCGGAGAGCCTCGACCAGATGAAGGAGGCCGTGAGCCTGATCGGTGAGATCCTGGGGACCCGGGAGCAGGCGCAGAAGATGATCCAGTACTACGACGACACCCTGGCGATGCTGAAGGAGAAGGTCGGCGCGATCCCCGAGGCGGAGAAGCTCCGGGTGTACATGGTGGGCTCCAGCGGCGTCTTCTCCACGGTGCCCGGGACCATGTACCAGCACTTCATCATCGAGTCCGCAGGCGGCATCAACGTGGGCGCCGAACTGGAGGGCGGCTTCTCCGAGGTGTCGGCCGAGCAGGTGGTCGCCTGGAACCCCGACGTCATCGTCGCCGTGCAGTACTGCGACTGCACCGTGGAGGACATCCTGAGCAACCCGCAGCTGCAGACCGTGAAGGCGGTCCGGGACGGCCGGGTGTACATGTTCCCCTCCAGCATGGATCCGTGGGATTACCCGGAGCCCCGCTCGATCCTGGGCATGCTGTGGCTGGCCACCAAGCTGTATCCCGAGCGGATGGCGGACGTGAACCTGCTGGAGGAGGTCGACACGTTCCACGAGACCTTCTTCGGCAAGAGCTTCACCGAGCTCGGTGGTACGCTGGATGACTAG
- a CDS encoding FecCD family ABC transporter permease, producing MTSRNPRPAPRWRALLLSGLFTGLVILLSFGMGRYPIPPGEVVRILGQIVTGRFDPATATEAARVLFYIRLPRILLAALTGVALSGAGTLFQGMFRNPLVSPDVLGVSSGAALGAAIGILLPAGGSIQLWAFACGVAAVALTYGIAQASRGQSVVMLVLAGMVVSAFFSAALSFLKYVADPYEQLPTIVFWLMGGFYRASWPAVGSLLLTVLPGAVLLLLTSWKLNILSLGDEEALSLGVNVRVLRPLLIAAATLMVAGAVSVTGTISWVGLVVPHIARMLAGADHDRSMPVAMLFGAGFMLLMDDLARSLTTAEIPVGILTSAVGAPFFGYLLISGRREAWR from the coding sequence ATGACTAGCCGGAATCCACGGCCCGCCCCCAGGTGGCGGGCCCTCCTCCTGTCCGGGCTGTTCACCGGCCTGGTGATCCTGCTCTCGTTCGGCATGGGCCGCTACCCGATCCCCCCGGGCGAGGTGGTTCGGATCCTGGGGCAGATCGTCACCGGCCGTTTTGACCCGGCGACGGCGACGGAGGCGGCGCGGGTGCTCTTCTACATCCGCCTTCCGCGCATCCTCCTGGCGGCGCTCACGGGGGTCGCCCTGTCCGGGGCGGGCACCCTGTTTCAGGGCATGTTCCGCAACCCGCTGGTCTCGCCCGATGTGCTGGGGGTCTCGTCCGGCGCGGCCCTGGGCGCGGCCATCGGCATCCTCCTGCCCGCGGGCGGCTCGATCCAGCTCTGGGCCTTCGCCTGCGGCGTCGCGGCGGTGGCCCTGACCTACGGCATCGCCCAGGCCAGCCGGGGCCAGTCGGTGGTGATGCTGGTGCTGGCCGGCATGGTGGTCTCGGCGTTCTTCAGCGCGGCGCTCTCGTTCCTGAAGTACGTGGCTGACCCCTACGAGCAGCTGCCCACGATCGTCTTCTGGCTGATGGGCGGCTTCTACCGCGCCTCCTGGCCCGCCGTGGGCAGCCTGCTGCTCACGGTGCTTCCCGGCGCGGTCCTGCTGCTGCTCACCTCGTGGAAACTGAACATCCTCTCGCTGGGCGACGAGGAGGCGCTCTCCCTGGGTGTGAACGTCCGGGTGCTGCGCCCGCTGCTCATCGCCGCCGCCACCCTGATGGTGGCCGGCGCGGTGAGCGTCACGGGCACGATCTCCTGGGTCGGCCTGGTGGTGCCGCACATCGCCCGCATGCTGGCCGGGGCGGATCACGACCGGTCGATGCCGGTGGCCATGCTCTTCGGCGCGGGCTTCATGCTGCTGATGGACGACCTGGCCCGGTCGCTCACCACCGCGGAGATTCCGGTGGGCATCCTCACCTCGGCCGTGGGGGCGCCGTTTTTCGGCTACCTGCTGATCTCCGGCAGAAGGGAGGCGTGGCGGTAG
- a CDS encoding ABC transporter ATP-binding protein: MAITAESVRFGYRGGEVIRGVSFTVPEGAITCLLGRNGSGKTTLIRLVNGILRPHDGSIRIDGMDVLRSPRAAVARRVAFVPQEHQGVFPYGVEELVVMGRNPHLGPVARPGRSDRAAARAAMEAVGIAHLADRDYMQISGGERQLVLIARALTQETPYLLMDEPTSHLDFTNQHAILSIVRRIARERGVGVLVAMHDPNLALAFADRVILLREGRVFQAGPAAEVMTPENLQTLYQMPIDVVRLPDGRRLIVTEAR, translated from the coding sequence ATGGCGATCACAGCAGAATCGGTCCGCTTCGGCTACCGGGGGGGCGAGGTCATCCGCGGCGTCAGCTTCACCGTGCCCGAGGGGGCCATCACCTGCCTGCTGGGCCGCAACGGGTCCGGCAAGACCACGCTGATCCGGCTGGTGAACGGGATCCTGAGGCCGCACGACGGCTCCATCCGGATCGACGGCATGGACGTACTGCGCAGCCCCCGGGCGGCCGTGGCCAGGCGGGTCGCGTTCGTGCCGCAGGAACACCAAGGGGTCTTTCCCTACGGCGTCGAAGAGCTGGTGGTGATGGGGCGCAACCCCCATCTGGGCCCGGTGGCCCGGCCGGGCAGGTCCGACCGCGCGGCGGCCCGAGCCGCCATGGAGGCGGTGGGCATCGCCCACCTGGCGGACCGGGACTACATGCAGATCAGCGGCGGCGAGCGGCAGCTGGTGCTCATCGCCCGGGCCCTCACGCAGGAGACCCCGTACCTGCTGATGGACGAGCCCACGTCCCACCTGGACTTCACCAACCAGCACGCCATCCTGTCGATCGTGCGGCGCATCGCCCGGGAGCGGGGCGTGGGGGTGCTGGTGGCCATGCACGACCCGAATCTGGCGCTGGCGTTCGCCGACCGGGTCATCCTGCTGCGGGAGGGGCGGGTGTTCCAGGCAGGGCCCGCGGCGGAGGTGATGACGCCCGAGAACCTGCAGACCCTGTACCAGATGCCCATCGACGTGGTGCGCCTGCCCGACGGCCGGCGCCTCATCGTGACGGAGGCGAGGTAG
- a CDS encoding DUF364 domain-containing protein, whose amino-acid sequence MLLERVLEAAAPALRGHRIRAARAGARIVGVVLDDGRFGAGYHLPGERARGLLDDAAPAGLRTCADPGAGLEAVPGQPALEVARRCLLGESAFRRALGVAICNAAADPDPARCLVDPDAAAAVPARPTDTVGFVGYVGSVVRRVQAEAARTIIFDRSQEDGEDVYPESLQPELLPRCDLVFITGSALINRTLERLLTYCTRAREVVLIGPSTPLYPEAFLGSGVTVLAGFRWQVADPDAALEQVAAGAHFKHLKGRTSVTLRVE is encoded by the coding sequence ATGCTGCTGGAACGGGTGCTGGAAGCGGCTGCGCCGGCCCTCAGGGGCCACCGGATCCGGGCGGCGCGCGCCGGGGCCAGGATCGTCGGGGTGGTCCTGGACGACGGCCGGTTCGGCGCGGGCTATCACCTGCCGGGCGAGCGGGCCCGGGGGCTGCTGGACGATGCGGCGCCGGCGGGGCTGCGGACCTGCGCGGACCCTGGGGCAGGGCTGGAGGCGGTCCCGGGTCAGCCGGCCCTGGAGGTCGCCCGGCGCTGCCTCCTGGGGGAGAGCGCCTTCCGCCGGGCGCTGGGCGTGGCCATCTGTAACGCCGCGGCCGACCCCGACCCGGCCCGGTGCCTGGTGGATCCCGATGCCGCGGCCGCGGTTCCTGCCCGGCCCACCGACACCGTCGGGTTCGTCGGCTACGTGGGCTCGGTGGTGCGGCGGGTGCAGGCGGAGGCGGCGCGGACGATCATCTTCGACCGGTCGCAGGAGGACGGGGAGGATGTGTACCCCGAGTCCCTGCAGCCCGAGCTCCTGCCCCGGTGCGACCTGGTGTTTATCACCGGCTCGGCGCTGATCAACCGCACCCTGGAGCGGCTGCTCACGTACTGCACACGGGCGCGGGAAGTGGTGCTGATCGGCCCCAGCACGCCGCTCTACCCCGAGGCGTTCCTGGGCTCCGGGGTGACGGTGCTGGCGGGCTTCCGCTGGCAGGTGGCAGACCCCGATGCGGCCCTGGAGCAGGTCGCCGCCGGGGCGCACTTCAAGCACCTGAAGGGCCGCACGAGCGTGACGCTGCGGGTGGAGTAG
- a CDS encoding DUF364 domain-containing protein: MTLLERLYEAAAPRLCGKRVQDVRIGSHLVGVLLDSGEFGAAYALPGERQTPEPVFPDPARYVGMPAVELAAGLKQEDLVARALGMAAANAVARPEPGHCLEDPDALTTVPVRPADTVGLIGFIRSIHRRIEGRVNRIIVFDRSLDGEPGISPEEQQPELLPLCDVVFVTGSAVTNGTLEAVLPWCRRARDIVVIGPSTPLYPEAFAGTGVTVIAGATWPPEHHQAALAGIGEGKAFHDMHGLTRRWALRVG; the protein is encoded by the coding sequence ATGACGCTGCTGGAACGTCTGTACGAGGCCGCGGCGCCGCGCCTCTGCGGCAAGCGGGTGCAGGATGTGCGGATCGGGAGCCATCTGGTCGGCGTGCTGCTGGACAGCGGGGAGTTCGGGGCGGCGTATGCCCTGCCCGGGGAGCGGCAGACGCCGGAGCCGGTTTTCCCGGATCCGGCGCGGTACGTCGGCATGCCGGCCGTGGAGCTGGCGGCGGGGCTGAAGCAGGAGGACCTGGTGGCGCGGGCCCTGGGCATGGCGGCGGCCAACGCGGTGGCCCGGCCGGAGCCGGGCCACTGCCTGGAGGACCCCGATGCCCTGACCACCGTGCCCGTGCGACCCGCCGACACCGTCGGGCTCATCGGGTTCATCCGCTCCATCCACCGGCGGATCGAGGGCCGGGTGAACCGGATCATCGTCTTCGACCGGTCGCTGGACGGCGAGCCGGGCATCAGCCCGGAGGAGCAGCAGCCCGAGCTGCTGCCGCTGTGCGACGTGGTTTTCGTCACCGGGTCCGCGGTGACCAACGGCACGCTGGAGGCGGTCCTGCCCTGGTGCCGGAGGGCCCGGGACATCGTGGTCATCGGTCCGAGCACCCCGCTCTACCCCGAGGCCTTCGCCGGCACGGGGGTGACGGTGATCGCCGGCGCCACCTGGCCGCCGGAACACCACCAGGCGGCGCTCGCGGGGATCGGCGAGGGAAAGGCGTTCCACGACATGCACGGCCTGACCCGCCGCTGGGCGCTGCGGGTGGGGTGA